In the Nicotiana tabacum cultivar K326 chromosome 16, ASM71507v2, whole genome shotgun sequence genome, one interval contains:
- the LOC107788886 gene encoding F-box/FBD/LRR-repeat protein At1g13570 encodes MSVVKQRILPNHPCNAEVEVDKISNLPAQIVDKILSHLSLRDAVRTSVLSSKWRYKWVTLPNLVFDNHSLLISSQDQTFIKNKIVNIVDHVLLLHSGPIHKFKLSHRDLQGVCDIDRWILFLSRGSVKEFILEIWKGHRYKLHSSIYLCQKLIHLELFNCLLKPPLSFSGFRSLKSLDLQHITMEQDAFEHLVSSCYLLERLTLMNFEGFSDLKIHAPNLLFFDIGGVFEDINFMDTFNLAIVSIGLYVNPGFDRNLTLGSAGNLVKFFAHLPRIQRLEVQSFFLKYLADGKVPGRLSTPCNELSFLSIRINFNHFDECLAALCLLRSSPNLQELELLARTEDQLDLRTMANVMEENYQNCMFNQLRHVKIAGISGVKQELNFINFLLANSPILERMTVKPASVDGAWEMLKELLRFRRASVQAEIVYLDP; translated from the exons ATGAGTGTGGTG AAGCAAAGGATACTACCGAACCACCCTTGCAATGCAGAAGTGGAGGTGGACAAGATCAGCAACTTACCAGCACAGATTGTTGACAAGATTTTGTCTCATTTGTCACTTAGAGATGCTGTGAGGACAAGTGTTTTATCCAGTAAATGGAGATATAAATGGGTTACTCTTCCAAACCTCGTATTTGACAATCACTCTCTTTTGATCTCTTCCCAAGACCAAACcttcataaaaaataagataGTAAACATTGTTGATCATGTTCTCTTACTTCATTCTGGTCCCATACACAAGTTCAAGCTTTCTCACCGGGATCTTCAAGGGGTGTGTGATATTGATAGATGGATTCTCTTTCTATCAAGAGGTTCTGTGAAggaatttattcttgaaatatggAAAGGACACCGCTACAAACTCCATTCTTCTATATATCTTTGTCAAAAGTTGATCCACTTGGAGCTGTTTAATTGTCTTCTAAAACCTCCTCTCTCATTTAGTGGCTTTAGAAGCTTGAAAAGCCTTGATCTTCAGCACATCACCATGGAACAGGATGCATTCGAGCACCTTGTATCGAGCTGCTATTTACTTGAGCGGCTTACACTAATGAATTTTGAGGGTTTCTCTGATCTTAAAATCCATGCACCAAATCTCCTCTTCTTTGACATTGGAGGCGTCTTTGAAGACATCAATTTTATGGACACATTCAATCTTGCCATCGTTTCAATTGGGTTGTATGTTAATCCTGGATTTGACAGAAATCTTACTCTAGGCAGTGCTGGAAATTTGGTAAAGTTTTTTGCTCATTTGCCTCGTATTCAAAGGCTCGAAGTACAGAGCTTTTTCTTGAAG TATCTGGCTGATGGTAAGGTACCAGGAAGACTATCTACACCTTGTAACGAGCTTAGTTTTCTTTCGATACGCATAAATTTCAACCATTTTGATGAGTGTCTGGCAGCACTTTGCCTTCTCAGAAGTTCCCCTAACCTACAAGAGCTCGAGCTGTTG GCACGTACAGAAGATCAACTTGATCTGAGAACAATGGCCAATGTTATGGAAGAGAACTATCAGAATTGTATGTTTAATCAACTGCGGCATGTTAAAATTGCTGGTATTTCTGGCGTAAAACAAGAGCTGAATTTCATCAATTTTCTGCTTGCAAATTCACCTATTCTTGAAAGGATGACAGTTAAGCCTGCTTCAGTTGATGGTGCATGGGAGATGTTAAAAGAGTTGCTTCGCTTCAGGAGAGCTTCAGTACAAGCTGAAATTGTTTACCTTGATCCTTAA
- the LOC107788887 gene encoding small ribosomal subunit protein uS9c: MAISLTSSFASLSFSSQISQKPYAISLAHSKPFPLSLTSKIPTLVVSASVAEAPAAPELETREELLNLVKSRLPGGFAAQPIFGTGRRKSASARVVLQEGSGKIIINYRDAKEYLQGNPLWIQYVKTPLATLGYEASYDIFVKVEGGGLSGQAQAISLGIARALLKVSESHRKPLREEGLLTRDARVVERKKVGLKKARKRPQFSKR, encoded by the exons ATGGCGATTTCTCTCACCTCATCCTTTGCTTCTCTCTCCTTCTCCTCACAAATTTCTCAAAAACCCTATGCCATATCTCTCGCACATTCAAAGCCATTCCCTTTATCTCTCACTTCCAAAATCCCTACACTCGTAGTATCAGCTTCCGTCGCCGAAGCACCAGCGGCGCCGGAGTTAGAAACGCGAGAGGAACTTCTGAATCTTGTGAAAAGTAGACTTCCCGGCGGTTTTGCTGCACAGCCTATTTTCGGAACTGGTAGACGTAAAAGCGCCAGTGCTCGTGTTGTCCTTCAGGAAGGTTCTGGAAAAATCATCATCAATTATCGTGATGCCAAG GAATATCTTCAAGGAAATCCGCTGTGGATTCAATATGTTAAAACTCCTCTGGCCACTTTAGGATATGAGGCTAGCTATGATATTTTTGTCAAGGTGGAAGGTGGTGGTCTTTCTGGGCAGGCTCAAGCAATCTCCCTTGGCATTGCTCGTGCACTCCTGAAGGTCAGTGAGAGTCATAGAAAACCATTGAGGGAAGAGGGCCTGCTAACTAGAGATGCCAGAGTTGTGGAGCGGAAGAAAGTTGGTCTCAAGAAGGCTCGCAAGCGTCCACAATTTTCCAAGCGTTGA